The DNA window CCTTTATACTAAAAAAATATAATATATATTATATTTTTTTAGTATAAAGGCTAATCTTCAGAGAGTCAAATATTCAAATATATCTTTAACTAAAACTGACTCTATTACATTAGGCCGAAAATCATTTTAAACCCACTGTCCTTATTCCTTCTTTCACCTTCAGATATTGTTGATCAATAGCAGGCCTCCTCTCCTAGAGGACATATCAACAATATAATCATGCCCGTCGTTCGGGAGGATGCTTAATATCTAGAGAATATAGCTCCCTTATATAGAAACAAAGCCGATGAACTTCACTTTCATATTCAAAATCACTCCCCTTATTTTTTACTCTACCAAGCAACTTAATCAATTCTTTAGATCGCTCAGAACCTGGCTCTAAAAAGAATCTATTAAAATACCCTTCATTATAGTCAGTCAATGGGGGAATTTAAATTATTAAAAGCATCTTCCTGAAGACTATCTGAAAATTCTTTTACATCATTGTTATTTTTTTGTCCTTTATTACCGGATAATTTAGAATCTAGATTGCAAGACATTAAGCCTATCATTAATAATACATATAAAAGCAATTTTTTTTTCATAAAAATATTCTCCTCTTCTCTAATCAAGAATATATATATCATAAGTGATAATTATTCTTAATTAAGAATAATTATCACTTTGTTTAAATTACAATAAAGTATAAATATAATTATTTGATAAAAACCATTTATTAATAAATAATTTAATTATTTTAAAAAATTGTAATTTATTTAATATAATTATATAATTTATATATATCGTTATTAATATAATGATATAAGGAGAATAAAATGAAAATAAAAAATACTTACCACAAAATGGTATTTTTAACGCTTTTAATTTTTGTTTCGGCCTGTAGTCAAGACAGCCAACATAAAAAGGACAAAGTATTAAGCTATTCAGAAGAAGATGACAGTCCAAATTTATCGTCAGCTGCTACAGTTGAGGTTGACTTTCATTCTGGGCCACTTTTCTTAAACAGCATTAAATCTGCTCATGAAACTCTTTTCAAAGCTGATTTAATAGATAGCACTTTTTTTTTCAATTACGAAAAAATAGAAGACATAAGACCCCAACACGGAATGCCTCCAAAACCGCCTTCTTATATTTACTATATGAAACCGACCCAAGAAAGTACATTTTTTACAATAGCACTAAGTACACCTAACTTTGGTGGTCGACACCTGGGACAATTAGAAATAGTGATAAGAGCGTACGATCTTGCTCCTCAAGGATTTATGGTACACAGAGTTAACCATCACCAACGAAACAATCTTAACAAACGATATTATAGATTTTTTGATTCTACAATAAAAAATATTTCGGGAGCAGATACTAGTAGCATAAGATTAAAAAATCTTGATGGGTACTCAGATAGCATAAAATCTAACACTATTATAAATGATAGGGGTAAAATCACTAAATTTATAAATACAGTTCTTGAAGCACTACAACACGAACCTGAAGACGCCACACAATTAACTCCCTATTTTTCAGAAGCCGTGTCCGCTGTAGTTTTTTTAGGTCTAACTCCCTTATTAGACTACAGAATGCAAAAAGGAATTTCCCAGCTCGTTAGAACTGACCATTCATCAGAAAATCTAGTAATTTCCAATTATATGGGGATGGTAAGAGAATGGGAAAGAATAGGTTACTGGGTATACGTTGCAGAACGTTATCCCACTAGAGATATCAGAAAACGCGGGGAACCTCATATAACTCCCGAAGCACCAATGGTTTATATGCATCTAATCAAATATGAAACATGAATAATTATATTATAGATGAGCCGGTCTTTCTAAAATCTTTGATCTAAAAATATCGGCTTATGTCTTCTTCCCATGATGGATTTTAGGTTCTACAAGAAGTAGATATCCACTAAACATGGGCCAATAATAAATAAGCTTCAACTCAGACAGTTTCTGTCTGAGTTTTTATTTCTTTGTAATAAGAAAAGCCCAAGATTTAGACTTGTATTTATATTTTTATCATGCAAAGTGTTACAACTACTGCAAGTCCACCTAGTATCACTTAATTTTAGAGTTTTATTTTTAACAAAGAATAACAAAGAATTCTCTACCCATAAAATCTAGAAATTACGCTAATGTTTCAATTATCAAAACTTAATTATTAAAAGGGAATATTAATATGAAAAAAATTTTCACATTAATATTATTTTTATTTTTGCTATCTAATTTAAATGCTAACATGGATAGGCAAACAAAAAAATATATAAAAAATAATTATGCTCGTTTTGAAAATCGTATTTATCTAAATTTTTTTTAATTAAAATAGCCTCTTCTTTTGAAAGATGTTTTTTAGCATAAGCACGAAAAAAGCGTATTTTTTTTCTTCACCCCTGCAATTAAAAATAGTTCATGGGAAGCCGAAATCAAAGAAAAAGGTGTTTTTTAGATGTCGTTGACATCGCGAGACATCCCTTATAAAAAATAAATTAATAGATTCTGAATATCTAAAATTCGAGTCATATGACGCAATTTTCAAACTTATAAATGGGGATCCGAATCAAATTTTTAATTATTTGATGTAATTAGATTCCGATAAAATTGATTATGCTGAAAAACATAGAGACAAAGCTAGAGAGAGGTTTGACGAATCCTATTCTAAAGATAAAGTAAATACAGTTAAACAAATATTAAAACAAATTTTAACCGATTTACTCGCTTCAAGCTCGAAATGTAAATGATAATTTACTACTAAATAGGTTTTGTTGAGAACTTTAAATTTAAAAGCGATCAACAAAACCTATTACTAGGTTTTAAATTGACAATTAGGATTGCACCAAAATACAATCACTGATAATTGTACAAAAATTGTTTAAATTTTACAAGTAATTACTTGCATGTTTTGCCTTGTTTTTTACAATTTAAATCAGAATACTCTTTAAATATTTTATTTAAATAATCTTTATCGCTAGAAAAAATCTTGTCTAATAAATATCCTGTAAATTTAGCATTACTTTTATAAAAATCGTAACTATCTTGTCTTTTAAGCTGAAATCTTAATGGTTTTATTGAATTTTGTATTGACTTTTTATCAACAACCTCTTTTGATTTTATATTTCTATAAATTTCTATCATTCCCTTGTCTCTAATTTCTTTTATACTTAGATTTCCTTTTAAAACCTGTTCATATATTTTCAAATATAAATAAGCTTGAGTCCTGGCAATTAAAAATTCCTCAATAAAAGACTTGAAACTTACATGCCCGTCAATACGATAAAGTTTTTTACTTTTTATTTTATACAATATTTCCATGATTTTAATTTTATTTTCAATATCATTGACCATACTCTTTTTTAAAGCATGCTTATAGTTTTCATACTCTTCCTCCTCGGAAATGCCCATCAATCCTTCTTCCCTATCATTCAAAATAATTAAATCTTTAGCCACACCTAAACCCTCCTTCAAAAAACTAAGTATTATATACCATTTGTTCGCAAGCGAACAAATGGCTAAAAAAATTAAATGACTAATATATTCTTCAAAGCTTCTAGACATTCTTGATAATAAGGTTCTTTAATATCGGGTTCTTGTAAATTATTTGTAAAAACCTTCACTTTATTATAAAAGTGAACTTTTCCTTTAATATATTTGCCATATTTATCCTTAATTGAATTTTCTATACTTTTGAAAGTATTTCTATTTTTCATGAATTGATTTTCAATTATAGATATATCAATATCTTTATCTAGATACATTGAAACTTTCTCAATATATTTCATCAAGATAGACAAGCTTTCAACAGAAAATCTTTCAACTTGAATAGGAATAATAAGCTTATTTGTAATATTGAGGGCATTGTCTAAAAGCGAATCCAAATTGGGTGGAGTATCAATTATCACGTAATTAAAATTATAATTGGGCAATACCCTTTCTAGCCTGTGCTTTAAAAAAAGCTCTTTATAAGAAGTATTCTCTTTATTAAAGAGATGTAAACTAGGATGAGAAGGAATGAGATATACATTGTCATATATTTTGGTCAAATATTTATCTAGATTGGAATTAGAGTCTTCTTTCAAAAAAGAATAAACATTATTTTTGCCTAAACTTTTAATATACTTAAAAAAATAACTAGTCAAACTATTTTGGGGATCAAAATCTACAAGTAAAACTTTTTTATTAAAACTTTTTAAAATAAAGCTAAATATAATAGTTAAAACACTTTTGCCAACACCTCCTTTAATATTTGCAATACTAATTATTTCTGGTTTTTTGTTATCCATTTAATTATAATGCCTCCATTTGATAAATTTTTATTGTAGAATCTATACACTTTGTGTTCTAAATTAATTATTCTTTCTAATAGACTTTGAGCATATTTTTTTTTAAATTTTTCTTTTTTTGTTAAAGCATGAATTGCTTTTATATAACAAAAAATACTTCCTTTCTTAAATCTGAATTCTATGTAATGGATTTTATACATAGGTATTGTTTTGACAGCTTTTGTAATAATATCTTTATATTTAAAAAAAAGTGGTTTTGTTAATCTTTTAAATCCATAAAACATTCCTAAAAATTCATCATTAATACCTTCTTCAATTCCAAACAAATGGAAACTATTTTTTTCATTTTTATCAAATAAATTTCTTAGTGTAATAAAAAATTTATTTTCGTTTCTTTGATTTATACCAAATGTAAAAAAATCGCTAAATATTTTTGTATGATATAATGTTTTGTTATTTATTTTTTCTGTTTTAATGAAAATATCGTTTTTCTTTTTTAGTAATTCAATTTCCATTTTTTTGGATTTTAGACTTTCTAATACTTGATTCATATTTTAACTACAAACCCCTTATTTCTCATAATGTATTTGATTTTTGATCTTTTCTAACCATTCTTTTGTCTTTATTCTTTTATATAAATAGTTTTTTTTGTTAGAATTTTCTTTTTTTTTATCTAAAAAATTTATGGTTTTGTAACGCAATAAGTTTTTTATTTTTAGACTTATGAAATTAGAATCTTCGTTTTTTGTTTTGTGTAAAATTTTTTCTTTATTATTTATATATTTTTTATTATTTATAATATGACTGACATTTTTAGTTGCATTTTTTAGATTAGAAGTTTTAGCTCCTTTATTTTTGAAGTATTTTTTTTGTGTTTCTTTTGTAAATTTATATATTATGTTAGCATCATGTTCAATAGTATTTTGCTTATCTTTAAGAACGCAGTTTAAATTATTGTTACTATATTTATTGACTGAATATCTTATATATGAACCATTTCCCTCCCCCAATCTTAATAAGGTTTTTTTAATAATACTTTTATTACATAGCCAAGTTAAATCTTTTCTAAGGGTTCTTAGTGTAATCACTTTAAGTCCATCTTGAGTTAGAAAATAATTTAATGTATTTAAAATAACTTTTTGATTGTATTTAATAGTATTTTTCTGAAAATACTTAAGTATTGATAAGATTTTGTAATATCTGATTTGATATTTTTTTAGTGGCTTTACATTGATTTGAATTTTAAGATTGTTTGTTTCCATTTTGGGCTCCTAACTGTAATTTATAATTATGTTTATAATACACAACTTTAATTGAAAAGTAAATATTTTAAGTGTGAAATGCTTTTTTTGTAGAAAAAGTATTTTGATTATCTTAGTAGAATATAAGAGAAAGACCATCAGCAAAAGCTAACGGTCTTTCTCAAGGTGTTAATAGTTACATAATAAATTATGAACTATCAACATTGTTGATTGTATACTAAAAAATGTAAAATATCAAGCAATTTAAAAATTTTTTCATATTTTTTTACTATTCAGCCATTCGAAATGTCATTAGATGTTCTTTTGATTTTAGCATTCTAACTAATTTTTCAGCATCAAGCACATCCCCATTGAAGTTATAGTAAAAATTATTTACAACTGTACTGCTTTGGCTTTTTTGTAATTTGGCAATTTCTTCTGCAATGATTTTAGCTTCAAGTTTGCGTAGATTTTCATCTATTGGTGCAGGAGTGATTCTTATCAATTCAGGTTGCCCAAACTCACTAGACATTACACCTGAGTTTGGCATATATGTCGGTTTATTTGAAACAAATCGTGCACCACCACGAGCAAGTTTTATTTCTTCGATAGAGCCTGCCGATTTTACTGTTGCAATTCTTTTTAGTATTTCATCTAAAATTTTTTCTGTCTTTTTTAAATCAGAAGCCTTGGAAGAAGACAAAAAATAATCAGAAGCATTTACTTTATCAGCCTCGGCCTGTGCTTTGATTCGTTCATTTTCTAGTTTAGAAAGTTTGTTTTTGCGTTCCACTTCTAGTTTTTTACTCTCTTCAGCCTTAGTAAGTTTGGTAGTTTCTATATCTTTTTTTGTTTTGTATTCCGTTTGTACATCATGTAATCTTTTTTGAAATTCTTCACCAGATATTTGGCCTTTACTTTGTGCTTGTTTTAGAAACTCTATTTCTTTAGAGTATTCATCATCTAATTCACTTAATTTTTCTTTTCTCATTGCAATTTCTGCATCAAATTTCTCTTCAAGCTTCTTTAGTTCAATTTCGCTTCGTTTTTCAAGTTCTTCTAAATCTTTGTCTCGTTGTTCTTCAATTTTTTTAATTCTGGCCTTTTCGGCACCCTTGAACCATCCCCATAGGAACTCTCCGATTTGTATGACAATTTCTGCAATAGCTTGGCCCACAGGTCCAAAAGATGCTCCAACGGCTTTCAACGTATTTTCCCCAAAATCAACCAAACCCTTTGTTGCACCGTCTGCAGCATAATCAATGCCTTCAGAGGCGGCCTTTTCTCCCACTTCCTGATTCAAAATTTTGCCTGAAAATTCCGTTAATTTGTCTGTGTTATCTAGGAATTTGTCATACAAGCTTTTTGCAGTATCCTTAGCTTTCTCGGCCATTTGTTTTAGAGCGTTTTGGTTGGTTTCATTTAGATTGTCGAATTGCGATTTGTGATCATCTACGAATTTTTTGTACATTGCTTGGATTTCGGATGTCATCTTTTCCTCAGCACTTGCTCTTTCTTTTGCTGGAAGCAGCATTGTTTCCCACTCTAAGGCTAGTATTTTTTTTGTAGAGCTTTTTGAGCCTGGACAAAAGATCGATCCAATGCAGCATTACTATATTCATTAACTTGTTTTTCGAGTGCGGCTACAATTTTCCTGTTAGATTCGTTCAGAGTTGTGAAGCTTTTTCCATATTTTTCCACAAACTCTTTGTTTTTTTCGTTAATTTCATCATTTAGTTTCTGTAACGCGCTTTCTTGATCTGCATGGGGTAGCGTTAGTAGTATTTCTCTTTCACGACTTTCTTTTTCTTTTAGTAATTTTTGGTACTCATTCACAAAATCATAATTAGAGTTATTGAATTCGTTTACTGCTTTTTCAACCCCAACTAAAATTTTCTTGTTCTCATCTGACAACTCATTAAAATTTTTGGAGTATTCTTTTAGAAAATCTTGATTTTTGTTTTTGATTGTTTTTTCAAGATCCCTTAAAGCTTTTTCTCTTTCTACCCCGGTTTTGCTGTAAATTTTCCTTTGAGCTAAAAAAATGTCGTCTTGCAATTTTTTATAGTCTTGCTCCATCTTTTTGTTGTAATCGGTTTTTGCGTTTGGATCAACTTTCTTGTCTCTTTTGGGTTCGGGGCTGGGAGTATCTTCTTCCTTTTTTGATTTCTTCCAAAAAGTAATAATATTTTTGAATTTTTCGTATGCTTTGGACGCCATATCCAGCAATTTTTGAAACCATTTAATGATTGGTTCGAATGCACTTTTGAAACGCTCTGGGAATACACTAGAAACATATTTTGCAAGTTCTTTTAGCTTGTTGAATACGTACTTGATTCCCTCAAACAATTTGACAAAGGGTGTGGAGATTGCCTTGAACCACATTTTTACACCTTCCAACCACTTGCCGGAAAGATATACCACAAGTTCACCCAATTTGGTGGTTAAGTATATTGTAGCTGTAGTCGCTTTGGTCAAAGGAACCATGATCGCCACCAGAAGAAACTGTTTTACTTTTTCAAATCCAATCATCATTGGCTCTAAAGCTTTCCCAATATCTAAGAAAAGCTTTTCGCTCATTTTAGCAGTTTGTTGTTGAGCTTGGGACAAAGTTTTTGCTTCTTTAGCGGTGTTTCCGTAAAATTTACCACCTTCGCTAGTAGCCTTAGAAAGAGCCTTATTTAAGGCTTCGAACCCTATTTGTCCATCGCTCGCCGCCTTATATAATGCCCCTCCAGCTAAACCAGCTTCTTCTGCTAAAATGTCTGTAATATCAACACCAGCGTCACGAAGCGCATACAAATCTTCTAAATTTACTTGATTACTAGATTCTACACGAGAATATACTTCTGCTAATTTCTCAAGCCCCTCGCTACTTCCACCAGCTGCCTCTCCAAACATTCTAATTCTTTCTTCAACTTCGCTTGCAGTTGCCCCATAAGAAAGCATTGTCTTAGTAACATTAGTAATAGCATCTCTAGTAAAAATAGTTTCATCTCCAAAAGCCCTCATGGATTCTGCTAAAGATTTTCCAAGGTCTTCGTTTCCAAGCATGTCAGAAAACGTTGACACTTCTTCGTTGAATTTATCAAGAGCATCCATGGCGCCATCAAAAATTCCACTTATTGTAGGGCCAATTGCTTGTAGAGCCCTTACAGCCATAATAATTGGGGCAAAAGCTGCCAACATTTGGTTGAATGCTTCACCGGTTTTGTTTGCCAAATTCTTTACATTTCCTAAGCCTTTTCCAACACTTTTTAGAACTTTGCCTATACTTTTCATGCCGCCAGCTTTAGAATTTACAGAATCAACAGAATCTGCAAGAGATTTGAAGTTTTTACTAGCATTCTGCGAACTTTTGTTTAGCGCTTTCTCTAGATTGGATCCAGATTTAGCAGATTTTTCTAATTTTGACTTCAAATCATCCAGACTTGCAAATTTTTGTTCGGCAATTTTTTTTAGAGTTTCTGTTATTGCGTCCAGCTTTTGATTATTGCTGATCGACATTGACAACGGAATAATGATTTCGTCAAGTTTCATGTACTTCTACTCTCGTTTTCAAGGGTTTTGATGTATAAGTTCAACTCGTTTAGAATCAGCACAAACCAATAATTTTGCTCGAAAAGGCCACCCTTGTTGGGCAAGCTTCCAATATTTCTTGAAATTAATGCTTGATTGATCAAATGTAGAATCTCATCTTCATTATGTTTGATCCAAGGGAGTTCCTTTTTCATATCTATTATGAATTCTGAATTAATTCGGTCTGCAAACTTGATTACTTGGTCATAGTGCTGTTTCTTTGTAAGATATGCAAACGCAAGTTCTACTTTTTTGAAAGACGCTCAACCCTTAGCGTATCTGCTAAAAAATTAATCTCAATTGCAAGATTTGAAAGCATATCTTGAAACAAAATAGCATCCTTTTCAACCATTTCTTTTGTAATTAATTCTCCTTCTTGATTGTAAAGTCCAACAAATTCTACTACATTTTCAGCCCAAATTTTTTTTACAAATTGAATTTGAGCACTTGTTGACTCAATCATAGCATTAGAATTGTTTTTACCATTTCCCCCATTCAATTTTTTGAAAAGTTCGATTTGTCTTGCTTTTAGTTTTTCTACAAATCCATAGTTAACGTCTTGCAAAACTACGAATGCCTTATCTTCTTCTTTTAAAATTTCTTTACTGTTTCTAATGTAGTCTGGGATATAGGGTATCCTTACCCTACCACTTACGTTGACATTAATTATCATTTTTGCCTCCTAAATCTTGAAGAACCTTGCATCTTGAATATAGTCGCATGAAAGCGATACTAAGGGTTTTGTCAGAGTAAGCTGGCACTTTAGATCGATTTTTTGATTGTTCAAGTCCTGGCTTGGGTTGTAAGTTGCAATTTGTCCTTCGCCCACCATGAATTTGGTTCTTTGATCTTGATCTGCAATTTGATCTACAAAAAGTACCGTGAACTCGTAATTTGTAGGTAAACTACGTTTTCCAATTTGCCATTGGTTATTATTTTTTGAAATATCTTGTGTTATGAAATGCGATTTTTCTATATATGTATCTAGGATTTCTTCCTTATTGGTTGCGGTTTCTCTAACAGAGTACCCGCTAAACTCAACAGTTTGCTCTGGTATTTTTCCAATTGCCGAGATTGATCCGCAAGTTGTTTTTAGAGTTTCTGTAGCTTTTGTTGAGCTGATGGTATATGAATATCCCAAGCAATATGTTTTGAAAAGTAGAACATCAATTTCATCAGCATTATCACATGCAGCAGATATTTTTGTTAAAAGATCTTTGTTATAGTAGAAAATGCTACCTTCTTTTAGATCTAAATCTGATGTAAGTTTTGACTTAGAATCAATCTTTTTAACTCTAAAAATGCATTCGCTAATTGACTTCCATTTGCTAGGCTTTGTTATGTTTGAGCCCAAATCTTTTACAACTAAATTAGTAGGATCTGTTCCAGAAGGTTCATTATTGTTTTTGATGTCTGAACCCTTGAAATTCCACTTGAATTTTTCAATATTGACCGTAACTAGCACTGCGCCAGTCGGCATTCTTAATTTTTCAATTGCCATTTGTACCTCCACGACAATTAATGTAATCAGCGCCATCTATCCTAATTCCCAATGTTGAATCAACCAATGTTACCATTCTTGCAGCAGAAGTTTCGTCTTCAACCTGGGAATCGTCAATGCTAAAATACTTCAACGAATAATTTAGCATTAGAAACGCCACAATTATATTTGCAATCTCAAGTCCTAAAGTAGGACGCATGTTACACTCCGTGTAAATTATGAACTTTGGACACAAAAGCATCGAATAATTTTTGCAATGATTCAGAATTTCTCCAGTACTTTTTACTGCAAAGACAATTGATGGCAAGTCTAAAGTTGAACATGCAAACATTTCAGACTTGTAATATACTTTTGTTGTTGTTTGTTTACAGGCAGTCAAGTAAGTTTTCAAATTTTTTTTCAGATTAATGACAAATTTTTCTATGTGCTTCATCTAAGTAATTTTGCAGACTCCTTTACTAAATCGCTTGTCCAGTTTGTATATTGGGTTTTGGGTTTTCTCTTCTTCAGAGATAGCCAAATAGGCACCGCTGAGGATTCTATACCCTTATATGCTGCCCAATTCTTGATTTTTGTTAGACTTGGAGCTGGTGAATTGTCGTCATATGCCTGTCCTGAGTCTAGAAATTCAGAAAGAGGGGAGTCTACCTTAACTTTCAAATTCATTCCCAATGAAGTTTCTTCTAAATCAATATTTGTCACATTTGACAATCGTCCAGGGATATGTGATTTTAAGGAATCCGACTTTTGTCGGATTTTAAAACCAAAGAAACTTTTTGCATTATCAAATATAAATTTTCTTATTTTTTCTCCAATTTCCATTTGTTATCCTTTTGATCAACCAATATAAAGAAAAGGACAAGAATCAATACGCGGGAATAGGAAATCAAGTTGAGAGAGTAAATATTTAAATTTACATTCTTTTTGATCTCCTTTACATCTAATATTGAAAACTTCTAAGTAAAGAACATCAAGCAAAATTACAATCCAATTCTTGTAGGCAGCTCCCATATGGTACAAGGCTAAAATCGATTTTGCATATCTTAAAACCTCAAAAAGTTGTACTTTGGTTTGATCTGGGATACTAATGCTTCCGTCTTCTTTAGTACACGCAATGCGTAAAGATTCTATCTTAGTAAGGTTAATCCACATAATAAGATCGTCAAGTTCACTCATTTGTTAAGTTTGCTACTAACTAGGTTTTGTAACTTCAATTTCGACAACTTCTTGTGGTTCAAAGTGAATTATTCCTGCTGATTCCATTGATGCATGAATATAATCTCCGTCTGGGGATGCAAATTTTCTAAAGAATATTTCTGGCAACATTGGAACAAACATAACTTGTTCATTTGGTTCGTACAGTATAGGATTTTTTAGGCCCTTGAAGACAGCAGTTACAACACCATGATCTCTAAAAAGCGCTTCTTTTACTGTTACATATTGAGGTTCACTGTACAACTCTAGTAAAAGATGTGCATAATTGTGGGGAACTAAAAGTTGATATCTCCCATCAAGTTTTTCTTTGTACTTTTCTGATTCCCGTTTTGCAAGTGCTACTTTTTCATACAAAGTAAATCCATTAGTAAGTGTTTCAACAGTAACTTTACTCCTCCCCTTTAATGTCGCGATGCCCTCCATATTGATGTTTTTTTTACCAAAAATAACAGAATGATATGCATCTTTCATAAGGCCAAGCTCTAGATTAGCTTTTACTTCGTCTTCAGTTATAGTTCCATGCATGAGGTCTTTTAGAGAAATCCGTTGTACTGTATCAAATACGTGCATCTTGTAAGCCATTTCTTTGAAGAAAATGCTACTTCTTCCAATTTCATTACTATGATCACCAAAAGTTGCTGTGACATTGTGATCAACTGTTGCTTTTTTGATAATGTAATATCCCTGCCTTAGATCATTTCTATTGATTACTTTGTAAGGCATAAGTTCTTCAAGACCATTTCTTACAAGTTCTAATATATCTCCGCTGTAACTACCACTTGAATCTACAAAAATACTTCTACTCAAAATTTTCCTCCTATTATCTCATAATTTTTTGAGGTCTACGTAAATTTTCTACTGCCACTGGATTCATACTCTGGACCAATGTTTACATCAAGCAAAACAATTTTACTATTTTGTTCAAGACCAACATCTTTGATTCTGCCAACTTGAACACCCCCTTTTCCGTCTTTCACAAGTTTTCCTGCCTTCAAAAAAACATAGTCGCCAATTTTGGGAGTTGCAAAGGCATTATCTAACGTAACTGTTACTTCACCAGCACGTCTTACTGGAATTAGTTCACCCGGAGAGTAATTTTCATCTTCCAATAAAGATACACGCTCTTTTTTTAATGCAAACCCCCGAATAGGACCAACTCCAGCTGTTGCAGTTGCAGCTTTTACTAACACTTCTCCCATTTCGCTCGATCCACTTGAGTAAACTGGATCTCCAGGTCTAATCGGTGTGGACTCAACATCAACTATTGCAGTTTCAGTTTGATGGACACATGCTTTGTGGTCAACTCCCAAAACGAATTTTTTACAAATTTTTGTGAAATCGAAATCTGGCATTTACATCCTCCTTGAAGCATATAATTCGTTTTTGTATCTTTGTGCCAATGTATTATTGATTACTTGGCCTGCGAATCGATTTCTTGCATTTACCATTTGTTTGAATGCTGTAAGTTCTTGTACTAGCAAGCTTATGTTGTCGATTTGCGCATCAAGATCGCCTTCTTCGTCAATTCTAAAATTAATGTTGTACTTTTTTTTCATTGCATCCAAAAATGCAAGCTTAGCGTCTTTTACACTCAAAGCGTTTGCAAAAGGCGGAGTAATTTCATACTGCTCACAAGCTTTTTCAAGATTCGTCAAAACTTTGGAATCTTTGAATGCGTTGGCCTCAGCTTGTCTTTCAGCTTGTTTTCTAGCTTTTATAAAGTTACTTTCAGCCTCAGCGAGTCGTTTTTCAAAATCTTCTCGTGATATCATGTTCGGCAATTTTTTTGCATCAGACACTAATTTTTCATATTCTTCTGAAGATATTGTTACTAGTTCTTTGTCGTTTTTAGCCAAAGATTCAGAAATTGTAGCAGTATCTTCACTTACTTGTTCTTGCATATAACCTCCTTCTTTTTTAAAAAAAATTTATTTCTAAATTATTTGCAAATACTGATTCATTTCGTTTTGTATTTTTAGATACAAATCATCATTTTCCATCTCTTTAGCTTTACTTAAAAGTTCTACGTAAGTTGCTAAAGTTTTTGCGT is part of the Borreliella garinii genome and encodes:
- a CDS encoding chromosome replication/partitioning protein, producing MAKDLIILNDREEGLMGISEEEEYENYKHALKKSMVNDIENKIKIMEILYKIKSKKLYRIDGHVSFKSFIEEFLIARTQAYLYLKIYEQVLKGNLSIKEIRDKGMIEIYRNIKSKEVVDKKSIQNSIKPLRFQLKRQDSYDFYKSNAKFTGYLLDKIFSSDKDYLNKIFKEYSDLNCKKQGKTCK
- the eppA gene encoding exported protein A EppA, encoding MDYAEKHRDKARERFDESYSKDKVNTVKQILKQILTDLLASSSKCK
- a CDS encoding ParA family protein, which encodes MDNKKPEIISIANIKGGVGKSVLTIIFSFILKSFNKKVLLVDFDPQNSLTSYFFKYIKSLGKNNVYSFLKEDSNSNLDKYLTKIYDNVYLIPSHPSLHLFNKENTSYKELFLKHRLERVLPNYNFNYVIIDTPPNLDSLLDNALNITNKLIIPIQVERFSVESLSILMKYIEKVSMYLDKDIDISIIENQFMKNRNTFKSIENSIKDKYGKYIKGKVHFYNKVKVFTNNLQEPDIKEPYYQECLEALKNILVI
- a CDS encoding plasmid maintenance protein yields the protein METNNLKIQINVKPLKKYQIRYYKILSILKYFQKNTIKYNQKVILNTLNYFLTQDGLKVITLRTLRKDLTWLCNKSIIKKTLLRLGEGNGSYIRYSVNKYSNNNLNCVLKDKQNTIEHDANIIYKFTKETQKKYFKNKGAKTSNLKNATKNVSHIINNKKYINNKEKILHKTKNEDSNFISLKIKNLLRYKTINFLDKKKENSNKKNYLYKRIKTKEWLEKIKNQIHYEK
- a CDS encoding P52 family lipoprotein codes for the protein MTDYNEGYFNRFFLEPGSERSKELIKLLGRVKNKGSDFEYESEVHRLCFYIRELYSLDIKHPPERRA
- a CDS encoding DUF226 domain-containing protein, whose amino-acid sequence is MNQVLESLKSKKMEIELLKKKNDIFIKTEKINNKTLYHTKIFSDFFTFGINQRNENKFFITLRNLFDKNEKNSFHLFGIEEGINDEFLGMFYGFKRLTKPLFFKYKDIITKAVKTIPMYKIHYIEFRFKKGSIFCYIKAIHALTKKEKFKKKYAQSLLERIINLEHKVYRFYNKNLSNGGIIIKWITKNQK
- a CDS encoding structural cement protein Gp24, whose product is MPDFDFTKICKKFVLGVDHKACVHQTETAIVDVESTPIRPGDPVYSSGSSEMGEVLVKAATATAGVGPIRGFALKKERVSLLEDENYSPGELIPVRRAGEVTVTLDNAFATPKIGDYVFLKAGKLVKDGKGGVQVGRIKDVGLEQNSKIVLLDVNIGPEYESSGSRKFT